One Acidimicrobiia bacterium genomic region harbors:
- the glmM gene encoding phosphoglucosamine mutase, with the protein MTLRFGTDGIRGVANRELSPELVTALGRAAARVLGTDRPFVVGRDTRRSGPMIEAALVTGICAEGADVQLAGVVPTPTVAYLAAQQGTPAAVVSASHNPFEDNGIKLFAAGGQKMAEALERRIEQELRELAVTTPPPGLDGRNVGVAQPIRNAVDVYVGHVVGVLEGRTLEDLRVVLDCGNGAAFRTAPKILRELGAKVDVMNAAPDGTNINAGCGSTDPSGLQDAVVASGARAGLAFDGDGDRVIAVDERGSLVDGDQIMAICALDMAERDRLRNRAVVGTVMSNLGLRKCLESHDIAFVEVPVGDRYVMDELERRDLSLGGEQSGHIIFRDHERTGDGALTGALLLDVVVGTGHSLSLLAGVMQRFPQVLRNVPVRDRAALDEAGQFWEEAASIERDLEPDGRVLVRPSGTEAVVRVMVEAPSLEQAELMADRLVGAVQRACGAPAQPA; encoded by the coding sequence GTGACTCTTCGCTTCGGGACCGACGGCATCCGCGGTGTCGCGAACCGCGAGCTGTCGCCTGAGCTCGTCACGGCCCTCGGACGAGCGGCAGCTCGCGTCCTCGGCACCGACCGCCCGTTTGTCGTCGGCCGTGACACCCGCCGATCCGGCCCGATGATCGAGGCCGCCCTCGTGACCGGCATCTGCGCCGAGGGTGCCGACGTGCAGCTCGCCGGCGTCGTGCCCACACCGACCGTGGCCTACCTCGCCGCCCAGCAGGGAACGCCGGCCGCCGTCGTCTCGGCCAGCCACAACCCGTTCGAGGACAACGGCATCAAGCTGTTCGCCGCCGGCGGTCAGAAGATGGCCGAGGCGCTGGAGCGGCGCATCGAGCAGGAGCTGCGAGAGCTGGCGGTCACCACCCCGCCGCCGGGTCTGGACGGGCGCAACGTGGGCGTGGCCCAGCCGATCCGCAATGCGGTCGACGTGTACGTCGGCCATGTCGTCGGGGTCCTCGAGGGGCGGACCCTGGAGGACCTCCGGGTAGTGCTCGACTGCGGGAACGGCGCCGCCTTCCGCACCGCACCGAAGATCCTTCGGGAGCTCGGAGCCAAGGTCGACGTGATGAACGCCGCCCCCGACGGGACGAACATCAACGCCGGGTGCGGCTCGACCGACCCGAGCGGGCTCCAGGACGCCGTCGTGGCGTCGGGCGCCCGAGCCGGGCTGGCCTTCGACGGCGACGGCGACCGTGTCATCGCGGTCGACGAGCGCGGCAGCCTCGTCGACGGCGACCAGATCATGGCCATCTGCGCCCTCGACATGGCTGAGCGCGACCGCCTTCGCAACCGCGCCGTCGTCGGGACGGTCATGTCGAACCTCGGTCTCCGCAAGTGCCTCGAGAGCCACGACATCGCGTTCGTCGAGGTGCCGGTCGGGGACCGGTACGTGATGGACGAGCTCGAGCGCCGAGACCTGTCGCTCGGCGGCGAGCAGTCTGGGCACATCATCTTCCGGGATCATGAGCGCACCGGGGACGGTGCGCTCACGGGCGCTCTCCTCCTCGACGTGGTCGTCGGGACGGGCCACTCGCTGTCGCTCCTCGCCGGCGTCATGCAGCGGTTTCCGCAGGTCCTCCGCAACGTGCCCGTCCGGGACCGGGCTGCGCTCGACGAGGCCGGGCAGTTCTGGGAGGAGGCCGCGTCCATCGAGCGCGACCTCGAACCGGATGGGCGCGTGCTCGTGCGACCCTCCGGCACCGAGGCGGTCGTGCGCGTCATGGTCGAGGCACCGAGCCTCGAGCAGGCCGAGCTCATGGCCGACCGCCTCGTCGGCGCGGTCCAGCGCGCCTGCGGTGCTCCCGCACAGCCCGCGTAG